Sequence from the Cydia splendana chromosome 10, ilCydSple1.2, whole genome shotgun sequence genome:
AGTCCAATccgtaaataagtacctatccattcctatatatttattgttgtctgAGTTTCTTCttctatttataaaaatatttggccTTGACACTCTGAAATaacttatttaggtacctacaccctGAACGAAGATATTAAGTAGTTATTTTTTGACCAAAGATTGAAGTTTTTAAACTATAGTAGGGTGGTATACGGTAcctactagtattttttttaggtttCAGTTGCACGGAGGTAAAAGCGGGGCCATTTTCAACAGCGACCTTCATGTTGGAGCCGAGATAATCATGAAGATTGCTGATAGGGTGGAGCCATATACATCCTACATCACAATGGACATACGTAAGAAAACGTCTTATTTAggtctccgtgccttcgcttgaaccacattatgagataataGCCGGTGTAACTCATTCTTAATTAAGCGAATttatcaactagtagcgccatctatcgcgccactgaagtactaatgtcgcccggttgctcTCTTCTCTCCTCAAGTCGGAGGTACCActtaagtattcaaaatattttcatgatTTGAAATTTCtcgatctttttaaacttgctttgtaaacgtgttgctcggttaagttacaaaagcgtactgagtACTCCTATTTCGAATATATGTATTTTGAATACCTACCTCCAACTTCTAACTTTCTAAGAAATACCTTCTAACTAAGAACGATGACGAAATACTTACAGATTAATTAGCTTTCGTACCTACATAATAGGTAATAGGTATTTACCCTACTTTATAtttctagagtcagaccgagaaaagtctgcagcggttttgatagcccacccagtgcaagtgttattcacgtcataatttcatagaagtttgacgtttaaaattacacgTGCACTGcctgagctatcaaaatcgctgaagATTTTTCTCGGTCTGAGTCTAGGTGCCTACCTTGAAATCATAATATTATCATTAAGAGTCGAACTAAAGTAACACTACTTACAtaagaagggttccgtacattaagtccgactcacgcttgactgcacatttctaatagattttcctgtcatctgtaggtaaagaactattttgtgtatttttttcaaaattttagacccagtagtttcggagataagggggagGGGGAATGGtatttttttgcatattttctTGAATTACTCCTAAACTGTTTatccaaaaatagtaaatatataatatatttgagattctcacaatgagctctttcatttgatatgtaacacgatatagtagaaaaactttattttttaagtttctcatttaccccccaaaagtggctttcatatttaaaattcatttgtttacgttatacgtccgtctttgggtcacaaatttacatatgtgtaccaaattttaacttaattggtccagtagtttcggagaaaataggctgtaaataaaaattaaaaaatcgtttatttcagGCTTTTAACCCATAATAGAAATACACATAAACACAATGGAAAACGAAATGTCAACAATATTATAGAACCTTACTTAACTAGTTACATCACTTTGCCCAGTTATGGGACACTGGTGCATGCAATGACAACCAGTGTCCCATAAATGGACCGTCAAGCCTGTCGGCGACGACTGTCAGCAGGGCGCTGCCGCTGGTGCGCACACGTCGCGCTGCTGAGGTTGCTCTCGCATGGTGGCGTAAAAGCATCCACACGCGCCTCCGCGAACATTCCCGAGGTGCTGCAAAACCTCGGCAGATGCAGCAGCGCCCTTAACGCATTATTGTATTGAACACGGAGAGCGTTGTATGCCTTCTGTGTGTATTTAACCCacaggctgtgacagacggacagacagacgcacgagtgatcctataagggttccgtttttttccttttgaggtacggaaccctaaagaaCTCAACTAAAACCCCTCTTGTATGTTTAGTAGTGtgcaaattacaaaatacctacattataataaattacctgACACTGAAAACTACCTATTTCATGGACAAGTGGATATACGCGAATATATAAGTATGGACAGGCTTCATCAAACTTCTTAGCTAATaacaggtacctacataaagacTAATGACCTATAAGTCTACAAACCATTTAACAAAATAGAATGTCTATTCTAATAATTACCTACAACATGCCAAAGGGGAACTAAAACAAATACTTACTTAAGTAACTATTCACAGAATTCACAGACATGGTGCATTGTATGTGCTTTGTAgtagaccgcgggccaggagcaaatatcgtcagtcatcgcctcccgcttgatactttgtcagatgatagtttagatgctatcatgaattaaaaaaaatgtcagccggttgtattgcggtggaaagaccgtcagttgatcATGTCCGCAAATCCATAAGGCGTTTATTGAAATGCCTGATGGAATCCTACATGCAAAGTTTCATGATTTAGTTTTTActataactagtagttcgccccgaactgagaactcgcagttaaccaaaaattattatagagcgattgaatttgttgcacctacttaggtactcgtatagtgcgacataaaatatagttggtcaagcaaatgttgtcagtagaaaaaggcgcgaaattcaaattttccatgggacgatattccttcgcgcctacggttttaaaatttgccgcctttttctactgacaagatctgcttgaccaactatagtagaaaataaatgagggcaccactttctacgtaactgtcacatttttgacgtaaaatgcatgtaaaatgcttacacatggcaacaatttagtatggacattttatttaatttctactattttattatgtcgcactataggcggcaatggattgaatggatcaaaaatcgcctggatttattgcaaggtctagctgtggagcccttgactgatagatttaagcaaagagtagtacctatgtataataaatatataggacaaagagagccctctcgtggaacttttttgcatccattttgaaatgccatctgtaattcttaaccagaaatatcaacgtcaatatcagggggctAGGGGCAtaatagcgtctaagtatgttgcgaacgtaaaaaactttgactttgaagaaaggccttcaggatatttactaatacacgaaaacagattaggtacttttaacttgaataacacacaattgaccacgaaacacaattacacgcagtaggttgtgaatctacccgccaaatattttttgaatttttttggtaataaagttctcagcaactgtgatggcgtatgaaaacttggtttcttttgacattgtaaaactgaaagcatttttatttatctcaattatgtcgtagtacagacaataaatggggtgttataatattttgagttttatttgacaaagttgtttttttgtaacaatcgcctccatggcaacgatggccataaataatctgttcaacagtatttttttgtttgatccatgccctggataccggataccagacttttaagacgttctgacgaaataaagtgaagccatattaaaaaaaaaatttagcgttaggtaatatagatgtcgctattttttcgaataaagtgctttatatagGACTGTCcttcccctggatttaagtcatcatagaaatcatagagattataataaactgtatctgtgctaagccgaaatatttcctgtcaaatgtcaaatacctatattatgtttatattattttatttttatcttgctaattatttaaaaatggtaaatttaaaatcgatattataaaagtgcaaaccgagtaCTTTCaattgatactaaattcgaccatgttttttgcaaataaaatgaccagaatagcaagacctctcacaaacagctttttggccttctaagctcttctacctcaataatcccttgatcgagtctgctcataatttaatgactaaaatataatgccctcaactacacgtttacccaatttcatttaaattagaagaaatttacttaagttcttgagtatcaaactatcttctgacagttcagcttaaaaacatcgaaatgccgggacgtgccgctagccagccgcgtgatccaagtcgaatgtaagaacttcgcttcgctcgctcgttcgataaaaaCGTAGGTACAGGTACAGCGCTTATTTTTTACACGTTTATGCAAGTAGCTGACGGTGTTTCTACtgctatacaaccggctgacgtttttttttatttataataacatctAAACTATCTTGGGAGGCGATGacacaatttatttaatttttttacatgtctCGGTGGCTGtcattcctcaacccaccaacggagcgccagctgacgtccatgagggatcatcatacatagccgttAACCAATATACGAGTTATCACCCGGGAGggcgattggtcatggaaatctgttcgtGGCTCGTGGTCTATAGGTACTGTAAGAGCAACAGACATGGGTAATTACTAAACCGAGTTTGAAGTTTCTAACAATAATGAAGGTTGttaccctaatagcattttcttgtagggattttgttgggcctttgtttacgtattagttggacaaccgttatatttggccgtacgatttgctggagggccctcgacaaaggccctcccgaagattcccaacagagggccataagagtaatttattcgttgggcctatttaaataaatcatacaattattcaacggtggtggttttggttgggccgtggttgggcctatacacatttgtttgatggttggttaattgttacatttggccgtacgatttgctggagggccctcgacaaaggccctcccgaagattcccaacagagggccattagagtaattttttcgttgggcctatttaaataaatcatacaattattcaacggtggtggttttggttgggccgtggttgggcctatacacatttgtttgatggttggttaattgttacatttggccgtatggcttgctgtagggccaactgcaaaaaaataaaaaagggcaattttttcgttgtgcttgtgtttgcaaattcaacaattacccaacggcaagtcaggtaggtcggtaggtagtcgtgcaccaggttgaaggcccaacacagcttgtcctacaaagggccaacattgtaactttaacgttgggccttgtgtaggattcttacaatactaccgtaggtaaatagttgtgtaatttatagtgtgcctacagtctaattatgtaatgggcttttgtttacgagtcctacagttaccctacgttaagtaagtggttgtgtaatacgacgttgggcctttgctgataaatattacaattacactacggtaggcattggttgtatccacatgaaggccctaggctaggcagcagttgttgttaatcttctctgtatcgttccaattttagtatatgtactgccgaagcaagtacacttactatacactctaatttgtatatatactaaccgcacttcgaaacttcgtaagcgagatttatgttttttgagatttaaattgagaaaatgttggtaaaatacatttttttaaatttatgtataaattttatagttatagctattagatttataagttacttttaaaaaatattatgattatatccggaataatcgagaaaataactataacttcgatgtttggagacagtaacgccatctagtgacgccacaagcaaactcaactggtattgttgggcatcagtaccacagccaatgttggtaaatgcgatatttgtgctcactgggccaacgaatgttatcgttgtttagccaccggtaccaaaatacacaaaggcccattgttaggcgtcagtgccacagccaattttggtaaatacgatatttgtcatcattgggccatcggatgatatctttgactagccaacgttaccaaaatacacaaaggcccattgtcgggcatccgtgccacagccaatgttggtaaatgcggtattcgtcaccattgggccaacgaatgttatcgttgtttagccaacgttaccaaaataaacaaaggcccattgttgggcatcagtgccacattcaatgttggtaaatgcgatatttgtcatcattgggccattggatgatatcgttgattagccaacgttaccaaaatacacaaaggcccattgttgggcatcaatgctacagtcaatgttggtaaatgcgatatttgtcgtcattgggccatcggatgatatcgttgattagccaacgttaccaaaatacacaaaggcccattgttgggcatcaatgctacagtcaatgttggtaaatgcgatatttgtcatcattgggccatcggatgatatccttgactagccaacgttaccaaaatacacaaaggcccattgttgggcatcaatgctacagccaatgttggtaaatgcgatatttgtcgtcattgggccatcggatgatatcgttgattagccaacgttaccaaaataaacaaaggcccattgttgggtatcagtgccacagccaatgttggtaaatgcgatatttgtcatcattgggccatcggatgatatccttgactagccaacgttaccaaaatacacaaaggcccattgttgggcatccgtgccacagccaatgttggtaaatgcggtattcgtcaccattgggccaacgaatgttatcgttgtttagcgaacggtagcaaaatacacaaaggcccattgttgggcatcactgccactgccaatgttggtaaatgcgatatatgtcatcattgggccaacgaatattatcgttgtttagccaacggtaccaaaatacacaaaggcccattgttgggcatctgtgccacagcgaatgttggtaaatgcgatggtgggccaatacaaaattaatgttggctacggaacgaacctcatcccaacgttttccctaccgttggcaccgtgggccccaacgaaaatgctactagggtagTATTAACGCTCGTTGATTGGCGTTTGGTAATTAATCGATAGAGGCATACTTATATAAGAGACCAGTAGCTAATAAGCATAGGAATCTACATACGAATGTCTTTTATGATGGTTTGAAATTAGCGAGGTCTTGAATAGTTAGTTCAGTTTTGTCCACATAATTTGACCTCTTCTTAACACAATATTTTAATGTCATTTAATTTTACACTCTCGGAGCGTTCACTGGATGTTATCATGATGTTTTAAACCCTACGTGAAACTGCCTTCGGCTTTCGCGGATTTTAATCCTTTTTGCAGTTACGAAACCAATTTTGATGATCTATGACATTTAGAAATGGTAAGCCTAAATGGGACTAAAAACCCACACATTCATACTATCGAAACGCATGCGaactaagagcgttttcacaatGTCAGGTcagatccgatatcggatgtcggatgacCTTTGGAGAAAAACAGCTGCTAGAAAATGCCTTACGGCATCATGTGGTTTTATATTTGCATTGACATTTTCTTTTGaaccacaaaaataaataaatggataaaaaaatataaatatgcaCTTTTTTACTCTATGCTTTTTTGTAGTcgtatccgacatccgatatagGATCGGGCAATGTGAAAACACCTTAAGCCGCGGGTATGAAGTAAGTATAAAATACCCATTAGATGGTTCCAAGACCTTGCTTAGGTACTAGAGCGCTAACTTACGAAATAAAATGCGACTTTACCTATATTAGACATTAacattctttattatttatttgtctttgATAACTCCGTACGAACTGTCGAAGATTTCATCGCAGTTGAGTACCTAAGTTAACAAATCAATAATGTCATCCCAGTTTCTACGATGAATAGAAATGAATTGCTGTAAGATTTCTGAACAATAAATGATCAAAACgaaaatacatacttaagttGGTGACATTGTGCATACAAATACTAGACCCAGCAGAATACTGGCCCGCGCGATTCAAAGTACATCAGTCACCtgctcttttttttttgtattttattttagcgCTCAAAGAGTTATTAAAACACTTTCAGCAGCAGACAcatttaattaggtattatgTAGCTACCTTCtacatataggtaagtatgtattttactTACAAAATCCGATTCTTTCTTTTTCTCTTAAGGTACCGTCATCACTTGGCGAAGTCCTAATCCCGAGGTTGAGATTCCAGAAATTATCCCTAAAAATCCAATTCATTTTTACAACGCATAATATTGTGTACGGTACTCGTTAAATATTGCCATATTGGCTTACCCATGCAGAAGGGCTTAAAATGCGTACTATCCGCCTCAGTATGAAGTCTTTTAATACAACAGAATATTCCGTTTCATAAAAGGGATCTGTTTTAATCTGAGGAGCTGGGAATTCGGTGCGTGACTAGGCTTAGTAGGAGACTTTTATTTCAACCCGTCGCCAACCAGTAGATAtgtattatataggtactcaCGATCCGCTAGGCGCTAACTGTTGGATTATTTCGAGGACTATATtggataaaaaaagtaaagtaggtagtagtagtagtaagcaATACCTACTGCTGTAGTAATGTTGGTATAATCTGAATTCGAACGGTACCTACCTTTACTTGACGCGGGCACAGTGTAGTGTACCTACCTAGTCTACCTACCTCTACCGTCCGCAGTAgatactagagatgcaccggatattcggttactatccggtatccggcctatccggccattattttaatatccggtcggataccggatagtgacttgctatccggccggataccggatagtaacattgcttgatttcggagtaaacaaaattgaatTTAAGGAACAGTcagtcataatcgtactcgtttattattataaaacaatttaaacattccactaacttgcacgcgcactcatttcgaacctagaaatgattCCGCGCGaatgttcactaggaaacaggtcaaattaaaattaaaaataaattaaatatcaaaacctgcacaatgcgcacctgtaataccgaaatgtaggtgtagttccgccggccgaatattcggcggcaggataccggatattcggccgatgggtAGGCCGGagatccggtatccggtatccggccaaacaactatccgttgcatctctaatagaTACACCTATCTGTTAATTTCCttagtgataaaataagtgatgATTGAATGTCATAATATCGACGAAGGCGAAAATCACGCATTTTATCAAACAAATTGGCATATACAGCGGCGGTATCAACGttcttgtacagtcagcgtcaaatagtaagtaggtagcatccaaataGTTTGGTGcaccatataggtacataataatacctaattatgtatggcgtaccgaactatttgaatacttttgatgctatacctactatacgacgctgATTGTACGTCGTTAACGCCATTAAATTTAGTTTTACACATTTAATAATTTATGTACCTATGATTACAGAAGAGGTAGAAAGCAACATCACCTACACCTGGGCTGGCACTAACGTGAACAACGAAGACTACATCCTAATAGGACCGGAGCGGATCGCAGTGAGGAATCGACGCACGCCTACGTATTTCCTACAGCCAATTAACAACAGTAAAGATCATATTTTTCTTAAAGTTCGCTTTTATATCAAAGATTTCAAAAGTAAAGATAGGCCCGTTCATATAATTCCGAGCGAACATGTGTGCCCCAACGAATAGGTATGTGCAAACGCGATGTGCGCACCAACGAACTGGTCCACGTCACATAACTAGAgttccatatatatatatgtacatatgtccAGATAGAAAGATGTGTTGTGTacttgtgtgtgactctagttaataatgtaaaacatgaaaGGTATTTCGACCGTttgaaattaccccgcagttGAAATTGTCCCTCATGGGCGTAGGCAGGTAGGAGCAGAGGTGGCAGCTTCCCCCCTTCCCCCTGCCCCTCCCCGGAGCTCAAATATTACATACAATGTATGCCTCTCTGCGGCGATTGCGTAATATTGACACACGCTGAGCTAAGCATTTAATACCTAAGTACTAGGttttgtttaggtacctacctaattcaaGAGGACTGACGTAAGTTGCCAGTTGCAATGCCCAGCTGACCTCATTATGtatctataataaataataattatcattaagatattgatatttataataaataactattccAAGAAAATCACCGATAAGACCTACAGACCTTGCAACAAATGCCATTCGATTTTAGATAATTGCTGGCTAAATAGGAGCAACGAATTCAATCGATCGATCAAATGCCGTATTGTATTGCAAATCGCATACGATATCAGAGAAGCCATTAGCGAAGTGCTGTCTTAATGACCAACTTCGATATGTAAACAAGAAAATTACATTTGCAGTATCTATGCAGTTAGCAGATCAAGGGTCAGTAGATAATTATGTAATTACTTGACTACTTGTCTAAATATTTACGAGATATTTAGGTTTATGCTAGGCTAGATTGGCCTTGTGACCTCAGCATAGTTAGTCCAACGTGCAATGGTATGAACTAAATAGATTGTGAAGGGTCAAGTAACACACGTATGAAACCGCAGGATGAGCGTGTATACGCTACGgtaactgcttaccatcaggcggactGTACTTTTCTAAGTGACACTGATCCCTAAGATTATGTGGTGTTAAAGAAAACCTATGATACAAacatttattacctacctattgaaatttgaaataaataaaaactaaaatagaaaatGAAATAATGTCATTAAAATACGCGttacatagagttagaccaagaaaagactgcaacgattttgatagcacacacagtgcaagtgtaattttaaacatcaaacttctatgaaattatgatgtataaataacacgcACTGCtcatgctatcaaaatcgttgcagacttttcttggtctaactctatgtacTCTAGTACTGTGCAACACTCGAAACAAATAGACCCACACGTACACATACTATGTAGGTGAACTTAGGTATAGATAGAACCCAGATACAAACTAATTCATCAATTACAATTCGAGTTTTGATTTGATCGATTTTTACCCAAATTAATTTAGACGTTAAGTTTGATATTTGAATGGGAAATTTTGATGGCTTTAAAGAATTTTAATGGGACCTGTTAATTACAGACTTCCTGGATTTGAACATGATCGAGGCTGGTCTCCAGGCGAAGACCTCAGTTCTGGACCATTTCTCCAACGAGATTGTCACAGCAATCATGCATGCTGTGGTAGATAACTTCAGGCTTTTTGCAAGGAAGATACCAGTCAAATATTATTACCAGTACAGTTCTTTCATTTAGTCATAACTAGCCAAACATAGCTTTGTAGAAAGTGTCTATCATGCCTTGGGACATATTTTGTTTAAGACTTTAAGGAAACATGgaagaaaactaaaaaaaaatttttaaatgcaatagctcaaaacattaataacacatttaaaagcttgtaaaaaataaGATGCTTTGCTTACTTTGAACAAAACTATGACTattggttagtattattaataaaattagccCTTAATTTGGCAGAAATCACGGAAGGTTGTGAGTTCAAACCTCCTCTGCGCTCAATATCGTAGTATCAATGATACTGGTTTTGTATTTGTAGTATCTTGGACACTGCCAAATTAAGGGTATTCTTAAGTGACACAGAAAATAAGTAATGAATAGTTTGTTTTATTCTTAATTATAGTATTAAATTCAATTTTGTTACAAAATCCATACACATTTTCAATAACTGTTAACTAATGAAAGCAAAATATTGCAATGTAATGTGAGAGCAATTACAAACAAAATTCTACATGtagttaaaattttatttagtaagaTACAAAAATAAAGAACTGTGTCAAGATGTTGTTTAAAACATATCTCCCATGGATTCCTCCACAAACTTTTTATAAATTGCCATAAATTTAGCAACAAAAGCCTCCAAGTGAAATATTGGTTTGTTACCGAGACGCATTCTATGTTCAAACTTGGCTGCATGACTTGCTACTTGACACTTCATCGCCATATCACAATTCCGAACCAATTCCTTCAAAAGTCCACCAAAAATCATGTCAGGTGGCACACCATGTATTATTAATTCATACAACTTCTGGCGCACCTCTCCTAACTTCTTTGGAGACTGTTCGGACAGAATCATTGATGCCGTTTCTCTTATAAACACTTGCCAGTCAGGTTCAGGAACTTTTTGATCTGCAGTGAATGGGTATTGTTGAACTTTACAGGCTTCACACATTAGCAGAGCCCTTCGGATATTTCTATCAGCTGCTTTAGCGATACGTAAACCAAGCTCCGATGGCAGATTCAAGCCC
This genomic interval carries:
- the LOC134794282 gene encoding uncharacterized protein LOC134794282, with amino-acid sequence MESGHMGMRPIDPAVVNSVAVTLPEQHVSFLLRRVNVTGAKWTKLAERRFQLHGGKSGAIFNSDLHVGAEIIMKIADRVEPYTSYITMDIQEVESNITYTWAGTNVNNEDYILIGPERIAVRNRRTPTYFLQPINNNFLDLNMIEAGLQAKTSVLDHFSNEIVTAIMHAVVDNFRLFARKIPVKYYYQYSSFI